In Spodoptera frugiperda isolate SF20-4 chromosome 4, AGI-APGP_CSIRO_Sfru_2.0, whole genome shotgun sequence, a single window of DNA contains:
- the LOC118272619 gene encoding lipase member I-like isoform X2 — protein sequence MVKMLFNNSTALLVIISILGVFCDNETEDLVDCPGTETPPYISPTDLKQLTIYVQGKPSILWPKTKYNYYQMKEMAKDPWIDWRKPTMMYVGGFLDSPQYPFALSIGVVYKKLGYNVFLLDTNPFTTFAYAVAANNIRTIGKHVAEMLVTLTKYGLNPKKLELVGLSLGGHTMSFIAKHYKQQTGTKISRLTGLDPSGPCFRNLGPNDRLDESDADFVDVIDTNIDGYGMAAPVGHVNFYVNGGEFQPGDIFWAPCDVICSHIRAFTIWIAALLNPNSFIAMKCDSVQEARNKDCFDKNPPVTNIVGLNTDKNVHGIFYLATSNNFPYFMGLKGLKKEFEFFDSKLNLSKRTSLSYF from the exons ATGGTTAAGATGTTATTCAATAATAGCACAGCTTTACTAGTTATTATTTCTATATTGGGTGTGTTCTGTGATAATGAAACTGAAGATTTGGTTGACT GTCCTGGCACAGAGACACCACCGTACATATCTCCAACAGATCTGAAACAGCTCACCATATACGTGcaagggaagccatccatactTTGGCCGAAAACCAAATACAATTACTATCAAATGAAGGAAATGGCTAAGGACCCCTGGATAGACTGGAGGAAACCCACCATGATGTATGTTGGAGGGTTTTTGGACAGTCCGCAGTATCCCTTTGCCCTCTCCATTGGGGTGGTGTACAAGAAATTGGGATACAATGTGTTTCTACTCGATACAAATCCGTTTACTACATTTGCTTATGCTGT AGCCGCAAACAACATACGGACAATAGGAAAACACGTCGCAGAAATGCTAGTCACCCTCACAAAGTACGGCTTAAATCCCAAAAAACTGGAACTTGTAGGACTCAGCCTAGGAGGGCATACCATGAGCTTCATAGCTAAACACTATAAACAGCAAACAGGAACAAAAATATCTAGACTAACAGGCTTAGATCCATCTGGTCCTTGCTTTCGGAACTTAGGACCAAATGATAGATTAGATGAAAGTGATGCGGACTTCGTAGATGTGATTGATACGAACATTGATGGCTATGGAATGGCGGCCCCAGTCGGCCATGTTAATTTTTACGTCAACGGCGGCGAGTTCCAACCTGGAGATATTTTTTGGGCACCCTGTGACGTCATCTGCAGCCATATTAGGGCTTTCACAATCTGGATTGCGGCTTTACTAAACCCTAATAGTTTTATTGCTATGAAATGTGATTCCGTTCAGGAGGCAAGGAATAAGGATTGCTTTGATAAAAATCCTCCTGTAACAAATATTGTGGGGTTGAACACTGATAAAAATGTTCATGGTATTTTCTATTTGGCTACGTCTAATAATTTTCCGTATTTTATGGGCTTAAAGGGATTGAAAAAGGAATTCGAATTTTTTGATTCGAAATTGAATTTGAGTAAGAGAACTAGTTTgtcatatttttag
- the LOC118272619 gene encoding lipase member I-like isoform X1 gives MYSVYLLCVLFVCEAVCMYSSKVLEGYPAGYLADCPGTETPPYISPTDLKQLTIYVQGKPSILWPKTKYNYYQMKEMAKDPWIDWRKPTMMYVGGFLDSPQYPFALSIGVVYKKLGYNVFLLDTNPFTTFAYAVAANNIRTIGKHVAEMLVTLTKYGLNPKKLELVGLSLGGHTMSFIAKHYKQQTGTKISRLTGLDPSGPCFRNLGPNDRLDESDADFVDVIDTNIDGYGMAAPVGHVNFYVNGGEFQPGDIFWAPCDVICSHIRAFTIWIAALLNPNSFIAMKCDSVQEARNKDCFDKNPPVTNIVGLNTDKNVHGIFYLATSNNFPYFMGLKGLKKEFEFFDSKLNLSKRTSLSYF, from the exons ATGTATAGTGTGtatttattgtgtgttttgtttgtgtgtgaagCTGTTTGTATGTATAGTTCGAAAGTTCTGGAAGGATATCCTGCTGGGTATTTGGCTGATT GTCCTGGCACAGAGACACCACCGTACATATCTCCAACAGATCTGAAACAGCTCACCATATACGTGcaagggaagccatccatactTTGGCCGAAAACCAAATACAATTACTATCAAATGAAGGAAATGGCTAAGGACCCCTGGATAGACTGGAGGAAACCCACCATGATGTATGTTGGAGGGTTTTTGGACAGTCCGCAGTATCCCTTTGCCCTCTCCATTGGGGTGGTGTACAAGAAATTGGGATACAATGTGTTTCTACTCGATACAAATCCGTTTACTACATTTGCTTATGCTGT AGCCGCAAACAACATACGGACAATAGGAAAACACGTCGCAGAAATGCTAGTCACCCTCACAAAGTACGGCTTAAATCCCAAAAAACTGGAACTTGTAGGACTCAGCCTAGGAGGGCATACCATGAGCTTCATAGCTAAACACTATAAACAGCAAACAGGAACAAAAATATCTAGACTAACAGGCTTAGATCCATCTGGTCCTTGCTTTCGGAACTTAGGACCAAATGATAGATTAGATGAAAGTGATGCGGACTTCGTAGATGTGATTGATACGAACATTGATGGCTATGGAATGGCGGCCCCAGTCGGCCATGTTAATTTTTACGTCAACGGCGGCGAGTTCCAACCTGGAGATATTTTTTGGGCACCCTGTGACGTCATCTGCAGCCATATTAGGGCTTTCACAATCTGGATTGCGGCTTTACTAAACCCTAATAGTTTTATTGCTATGAAATGTGATTCCGTTCAGGAGGCAAGGAATAAGGATTGCTTTGATAAAAATCCTCCTGTAACAAATATTGTGGGGTTGAACACTGATAAAAATGTTCATGGTATTTTCTATTTGGCTACGTCTAATAATTTTCCGTATTTTATGGGCTTAAAGGGATTGAAAAAGGAATTCGAATTTTTTGATTCGAAATTGAATTTGAGTAAGAGAACTAGTTTgtcatatttttag